From Homo sapiens chromosome 19 genomic scaffold, GRCh38.p14 alternate locus group ALT_REF_LOCI_1 HSCHR19LRC_COX1_CTG3_1, a single genomic window includes:
- the TTYH1 gene encoding protein tweety homolog 1 isoform 3 (isoform 3 is encoded by transcript variant 3): MGAPPGYRPSAWVHLLHQLPRADFQLRPVPSVFAPQEQEYQQALLLVAALAGLGLGLSLIFIAVYLIRFCCCRPPEPPGSKIPSPGGGCVTWSCIVALLAGCTGIGIGFYGNSETSDGVSQLSSALLHANHTLSTIDHLVLETVERLGEAVRTELTTLEEVLEPRTELVAAARGARRQAEAAAQQLQGLAFWQGVPLSPLQVAENVSFVEEYRWLAYVLLLLLELLVCLFTLLGLAKQSKWLVIVMTVMSLLVLVLSWGSMGLEAATAVGLSDFCSNPDPYVLNLTQEETGLSSDILSYYLLCNRAVSNPFQQRLTLSQRALANIHSQLLGLEREAVPQFPSAQKPLLSLEETLNVTEGNFHQLVALLHCRSLHKDYGAALRGLCEDALEGLLFLLLFSLLSAGALATALCSLPRAWALFPPSDDYDDTDDDDPFNPQQESKRFVQWQSSI, from the exons GCCTTGTTGCTGGTGGCGGCCTTGGCGGGCCTGGGCTTGGGCCTGAGCCTCATTTTCATCGCTGTCTACCTCATCCGCTTCTGCTGCTGCCGGCCCCCCGAGCCCCCCGGGTCCAAGATCCCCTCGCCCGGGGGAGGCTGCGTCACCTGGAGCTGCATTGTCGCCCTTCTCGCCGGCTG CACTGGCATTGGCATCGGTTTCTATGGCAACAGTGAGACCAGTGATGGGGTGTCCCAGCTCAGCTCTGCGCTGCTGCACGCCAACCACACACTCAGCACCATTGACCACCTG GTGTTGGAGACGGTGGAGAGGCTGGGCGAGGCGGTGAGGACAGAGCTGACCACCCTGGAGGAGGTGCTCGAGCCGCGCACGGAGCTGGTGGCTGCCGCCCGAGGGGCTCGACGGCAGGCGGAGGCTGCGGCCCAGCAGCTGCAGGGGCTGGCCTTCTGGCAGGGAGTGCCCCTGAGCCCCCTGCAGGTGGCTGAAAATGTGTCCTTTGTGGAGGAGTACAG gtgGCTGGCCTATGTCCTCCTGCTGCTCCTGGAGCTGCTGGTCTGCCTCTTCACCCTCCTGGGCCTGGCGAAGCAGAGCAAGTGGCTGGTGATCGT GATGACAGTCATGAGTCTCCTGGTTCTCGTCCTGAGCTGGGGCTCCATGGGCCTGGAGGCAGCCACGGCCGTG GGCCTCAGTGACTTCTGCTCCAATCCAGACCCTTATGTTCTGAACCTGACCCAGGAGGAGACAGGGCTCAGCTCAG ACATCCTGAGCTATTATCTCCTCTGCAACCGGGCCGTCTCCAACCCCTTCCAACAG AGGCTGACTCTGTCCCAGCGAGCTCTGGCCAACATCCACTCCCAGCTGCTGGGCCTGGAGCGAGAagctgtgcctcagttcccttcAGCGCAG AAGCCTCTGCTGTCCTTGGAGGAGACTCTGAATGTGACAGAAGGAAATTTCCACCAGTTGGTGGCACTGCTACACTGCCGCAGCCTGCACAAG GACTATGGTGCAGCCCTGCGGGGCCTGTGCGAAGACGCCCTGGAAGGCCTGCTCTTCCTGCTGCTCTTCTCCCTGCTGTCTGCAGGAGCGCTGGCCACTGCCCTCTGCAGCCTGCCCCGAGCCTGGGCCCTCTTCCCACCCAG TGACGACTACGATGACACAGACGATGACGACCCTTTCAACCCTCAG CAGGAATCCAAGCGCTTTGTGCAGTGGCAGTCGTCTATCTGA
- the TTYH1 gene encoding protein tweety homolog 1 isoform 1 (isoform 1 is encoded by transcript variant 1), which translates to MGAPPGYRPSAWVHLLHQLPRADFQLRPVPSVFAPQEQEYQQALLLVAALAGLGLGLSLIFIAVYLIRFCCCRPPEPPGSKIPSPGGGCVTWSCIVALLAGCTGIGIGFYGNSETSDGVSQLSSALLHANHTLSTIDHLVLETVERLGEAVRTELTTLEEVLEPRTELVAAARGARRQAEAAAQQLQGLAFWQGVPLSPLQVAENVSFVEEYRWLAYVLLLLLELLVCLFTLLGLAKQSKWLVIVMTVMSLLVLVLSWGSMGLEAATAVGLSDFCSNPDPYVLNLTQEETGLSSDILSYYLLCNRAVSNPFQQRLTLSQRALANIHSQLLGLEREAVPQFPSAQKPLLSLEETLNVTEGNFHQLVALLHCRSLHKDYGAALRGLCEDALEGLLFLLLFSLLSAGALATALCSLPRAWALFPPSDDYDDTDDDDPFNPQESKRFVQWQSSI; encoded by the exons GCCTTGTTGCTGGTGGCGGCCTTGGCGGGCCTGGGCTTGGGCCTGAGCCTCATTTTCATCGCTGTCTACCTCATCCGCTTCTGCTGCTGCCGGCCCCCCGAGCCCCCCGGGTCCAAGATCCCCTCGCCCGGGGGAGGCTGCGTCACCTGGAGCTGCATTGTCGCCCTTCTCGCCGGCTG CACTGGCATTGGCATCGGTTTCTATGGCAACAGTGAGACCAGTGATGGGGTGTCCCAGCTCAGCTCTGCGCTGCTGCACGCCAACCACACACTCAGCACCATTGACCACCTG GTGTTGGAGACGGTGGAGAGGCTGGGCGAGGCGGTGAGGACAGAGCTGACCACCCTGGAGGAGGTGCTCGAGCCGCGCACGGAGCTGGTGGCTGCCGCCCGAGGGGCTCGACGGCAGGCGGAGGCTGCGGCCCAGCAGCTGCAGGGGCTGGCCTTCTGGCAGGGAGTGCCCCTGAGCCCCCTGCAGGTGGCTGAAAATGTGTCCTTTGTGGAGGAGTACAG gtgGCTGGCCTATGTCCTCCTGCTGCTCCTGGAGCTGCTGGTCTGCCTCTTCACCCTCCTGGGCCTGGCGAAGCAGAGCAAGTGGCTGGTGATCGT GATGACAGTCATGAGTCTCCTGGTTCTCGTCCTGAGCTGGGGCTCCATGGGCCTGGAGGCAGCCACGGCCGTG GGCCTCAGTGACTTCTGCTCCAATCCAGACCCTTATGTTCTGAACCTGACCCAGGAGGAGACAGGGCTCAGCTCAG ACATCCTGAGCTATTATCTCCTCTGCAACCGGGCCGTCTCCAACCCCTTCCAACAG AGGCTGACTCTGTCCCAGCGAGCTCTGGCCAACATCCACTCCCAGCTGCTGGGCCTGGAGCGAGAagctgtgcctcagttcccttcAGCGCAG AAGCCTCTGCTGTCCTTGGAGGAGACTCTGAATGTGACAGAAGGAAATTTCCACCAGTTGGTGGCACTGCTACACTGCCGCAGCCTGCACAAG GACTATGGTGCAGCCCTGCGGGGCCTGTGCGAAGACGCCCTGGAAGGCCTGCTCTTCCTGCTGCTCTTCTCCCTGCTGTCTGCAGGAGCGCTGGCCACTGCCCTCTGCAGCCTGCCCCGAGCCTGGGCCCTCTTCCCACCCAG TGACGACTACGATGACACAGACGATGACGACCCTTTCAACCCTCAG GAATCCAAGCGCTTTGTGCAGTGGCAGTCGTCTATCTGA
- the TTYH1 gene encoding protein tweety homolog 1 isoform 2 (isoform 2 is encoded by transcript variant 2): MGAPPGYRPSAWVHLLHQLPRADFQLRPVPSVFAPQEQEYQQALLLVAALAGLGLGLSLIFIAVYLIRFCCCRPPEPPGSKIPSPGGGCVTWSCIVALLAGCTGIGIGFYGNSETSDGVSQLSSALLHANHTLSTIDHLVLETVERLGEAVRTELTTLEEVLEPRTELVAAARGARRQAEAAAQQLQGLAFWQGVPLSPLQVAENVSFVEEYRWLAYVLLLLLELLVCLFTLLGLAKQSKWLVIVMTVMSLLVLVLSWGSMGLEAATAVGLSDFCSNPDPYVLNLTQEETGLSSDILSYYLLCNRAVSNPFQQRLTLSQRALANIHSQLLGLEREAVPQFPSAQKPLLSLEETLNVTEGNFHQLVALLHCRSLHKDYGAALRGLCEDALEGLLFLLLFSLLSAGALATALCSLPRAWALFPPRNPSALCSGSRLSEPLLPAGLEPGSPLRSFPGCRRRPH; this comes from the exons GCCTTGTTGCTGGTGGCGGCCTTGGCGGGCCTGGGCTTGGGCCTGAGCCTCATTTTCATCGCTGTCTACCTCATCCGCTTCTGCTGCTGCCGGCCCCCCGAGCCCCCCGGGTCCAAGATCCCCTCGCCCGGGGGAGGCTGCGTCACCTGGAGCTGCATTGTCGCCCTTCTCGCCGGCTG CACTGGCATTGGCATCGGTTTCTATGGCAACAGTGAGACCAGTGATGGGGTGTCCCAGCTCAGCTCTGCGCTGCTGCACGCCAACCACACACTCAGCACCATTGACCACCTG GTGTTGGAGACGGTGGAGAGGCTGGGCGAGGCGGTGAGGACAGAGCTGACCACCCTGGAGGAGGTGCTCGAGCCGCGCACGGAGCTGGTGGCTGCCGCCCGAGGGGCTCGACGGCAGGCGGAGGCTGCGGCCCAGCAGCTGCAGGGGCTGGCCTTCTGGCAGGGAGTGCCCCTGAGCCCCCTGCAGGTGGCTGAAAATGTGTCCTTTGTGGAGGAGTACAG gtgGCTGGCCTATGTCCTCCTGCTGCTCCTGGAGCTGCTGGTCTGCCTCTTCACCCTCCTGGGCCTGGCGAAGCAGAGCAAGTGGCTGGTGATCGT GATGACAGTCATGAGTCTCCTGGTTCTCGTCCTGAGCTGGGGCTCCATGGGCCTGGAGGCAGCCACGGCCGTG GGCCTCAGTGACTTCTGCTCCAATCCAGACCCTTATGTTCTGAACCTGACCCAGGAGGAGACAGGGCTCAGCTCAG ACATCCTGAGCTATTATCTCCTCTGCAACCGGGCCGTCTCCAACCCCTTCCAACAG AGGCTGACTCTGTCCCAGCGAGCTCTGGCCAACATCCACTCCCAGCTGCTGGGCCTGGAGCGAGAagctgtgcctcagttcccttcAGCGCAG AAGCCTCTGCTGTCCTTGGAGGAGACTCTGAATGTGACAGAAGGAAATTTCCACCAGTTGGTGGCACTGCTACACTGCCGCAGCCTGCACAAG GACTATGGTGCAGCCCTGCGGGGCCTGTGCGAAGACGCCCTGGAAGGCCTGCTCTTCCTGCTGCTCTTCTCCCTGCTGTCTGCAGGAGCGCTGGCCACTGCCCTCTGCAGCCTGCCCCGAGCCTGGGCCCTCTTCCCACCCAG GAATCCAAGCGCTTTGTGCAGTGGCAGTCGTCTATCTGAGCCCCTCCTCCCGGCTGGACTGGAGCCTGGCTCCCCTCTTCG TTCCTTCCCTGGCTGCCGGAGGAGACCCCACTAA